A genomic region of Nitrospira lenta contains the following coding sequences:
- a CDS encoding response regulator, with amino-acid sequence MPSVLVVDDEDQIRQLIRETLEQAGYDVQEASNGKQGLERYRTKPTDLVIMDILMPDQDGLESIMTLRREFPASRVIAITGGSDMIGILNFLDVAKMLGARRTLQKPFDMQTLLDAAQSELSH; translated from the coding sequence ATGCCATCAGTCCTAGTCGTTGACGACGAAGATCAAATCCGCCAACTGATCCGAGAGACCTTGGAGCAAGCGGGATACGATGTACAGGAAGCCAGCAACGGGAAGCAGGGCCTGGAGCGGTATCGAACCAAACCCACAGATCTCGTGATCATGGACATTCTCATGCCCGATCAAGACGGGCTTGAAAGCATCATGACGCTGCGCCGCGAGTTCCCGGCTTCGCGTGTCATCGCCATTACCGGTGGTAGCGACATGATCGGCATCTTGAATTTCCTCGATGTGGCTAAAATGCTGGGAGCCCGACGCACCCTTCAGAAGCCCTTCGATATGCAGACGCTGCTGGATGCGGCGCAATCTGAACTCAGTCACTAG
- the priA gene encoding replication restart helicase PriA — translation MPTEFHHAINRPNVPVFANVIVPRHLTKTFTYLVPPALVNRVVVGQRVVVPFGRTTLEGAVIGLTGDLPGGVNVSQLKAIASVSDSDDLSGFPPGMFELSRQVAEEYIAPWGQCLRLVSSPASKVDRPKYCYMATEEGRLALAQGKCPEAHLPLFKRIARRKSGLSASTIQLSRRGSDRQALTFLEAQQWIVRSEAAVSKRASRAREDMHERELPSCEGFSYLSPDSDVVRRIQALIQAAQAARVLIDGMLDYRLGLMARAAQIAVEQGRSALIIVGEVVRAQWLAQALREITNCPVALHPHRVSGADVELDRKGVPHIIVGTRSAIFYPLRSIGLIWVDGEDSSALKEPQEPHYHAREVAWMRAQQGAALLVYGSAHPSLEVVNAGEIERFSQKREANSFPSVDVVDMSREYGGVPFSATLVAALRATVAQQDRAILFLNRRGYAGALVCRDCGWVPRCPSCAVAFVYYRESARLACRYCGRKESLPEICGACGASRLSPIGEGTERIEQEVRRLFPGARILRIDRDTTRGVAPTRQLWQQVHARTWDILIGTQALFQREPILPVGLVGIVHADSGLHLPDFRAAERTHQLLVDAVNVARPAPAGGRVILQTSLPMHHVMQAVAAHDPARFYDEEIQARRSLGYPPVQHLIYLTVSGKERRLTELAAQRWVSELQKMLTGRLSATPSGSGSAKLSFSADPQSQGIVVLGPVAATGVGSGGTLGWHIMVKGGDRTVMRNGVRCSLEAMERAYPSRTCKFSVDVDPVDMG, via the coding sequence ATGCCTACTGAATTTCATCACGCTATCAATCGTCCGAATGTACCTGTTTTTGCCAATGTGATTGTCCCGCGGCATTTAACCAAGACGTTCACCTATCTGGTTCCGCCAGCGCTTGTAAACCGGGTTGTCGTGGGCCAGCGGGTTGTCGTGCCGTTTGGACGAACAACGTTGGAGGGGGCTGTTATAGGCCTGACTGGCGATTTGCCCGGTGGGGTGAATGTCTCCCAACTGAAAGCCATTGCATCGGTGTCAGATAGCGACGATCTGTCCGGGTTCCCTCCCGGGATGTTCGAGCTTTCGCGGCAAGTGGCCGAAGAATATATCGCTCCCTGGGGGCAATGTTTACGATTGGTCAGCTCGCCTGCCTCCAAGGTCGACCGACCGAAGTACTGCTACATGGCGACAGAAGAAGGGCGCCTGGCTTTGGCTCAAGGCAAGTGTCCAGAAGCTCACCTCCCGCTTTTCAAACGCATTGCGCGCAGGAAGAGCGGGCTCTCCGCTTCGACCATTCAGCTGTCTCGTCGTGGCTCTGACCGGCAAGCCCTCACGTTTCTTGAAGCTCAACAATGGATTGTCAGGAGTGAAGCCGCGGTCTCCAAACGAGCCTCTCGCGCCCGCGAGGATATGCACGAGCGTGAGCTTCCCAGCTGCGAAGGGTTCTCTTATCTTAGTCCGGATTCTGACGTGGTCCGACGGATCCAGGCATTGATACAGGCGGCACAGGCGGCAAGGGTTCTGATCGATGGGATGTTGGACTATCGACTCGGTCTCATGGCACGAGCGGCCCAAATTGCTGTGGAGCAAGGTCGGTCTGCTCTCATAATTGTCGGTGAAGTCGTTCGGGCGCAGTGGCTGGCACAGGCGCTGCGGGAAATTACGAACTGTCCTGTGGCGCTGCACCCGCACCGTGTTTCTGGAGCCGATGTGGAGCTGGATAGGAAGGGCGTCCCGCACATTATCGTTGGCACCCGCTCCGCGATTTTTTACCCCCTTCGATCGATCGGATTGATCTGGGTTGATGGGGAAGACAGCTCCGCTCTCAAAGAGCCTCAGGAGCCGCACTATCATGCGCGAGAGGTGGCATGGATGCGGGCGCAGCAGGGGGCTGCACTTCTGGTATATGGGTCGGCGCATCCGTCTTTGGAAGTGGTCAACGCGGGCGAGATCGAACGGTTTTCGCAAAAAAGAGAGGCCAACAGTTTCCCGTCTGTCGACGTGGTCGATATGAGCCGGGAGTATGGCGGAGTGCCATTCAGCGCGACCCTCGTGGCTGCTCTGCGTGCCACAGTCGCTCAACAAGATCGCGCGATTCTCTTTCTCAACCGCCGGGGATACGCCGGGGCTCTCGTCTGTCGCGATTGCGGATGGGTGCCACGCTGCCCTTCGTGTGCCGTTGCCTTCGTGTATTACCGGGAGTCTGCACGCCTCGCCTGTCGGTATTGTGGGCGTAAGGAGTCATTGCCTGAGATCTGTGGAGCCTGCGGAGCGTCGCGCTTAAGCCCGATTGGGGAAGGAACGGAACGAATCGAGCAAGAAGTCCGCCGGCTCTTTCCCGGGGCACGGATCCTCCGAATCGATCGCGATACGACTCGTGGAGTGGCGCCCACGCGTCAGCTGTGGCAACAAGTTCATGCCCGCACCTGGGATATCCTGATCGGGACACAGGCCTTGTTTCAACGGGAGCCTATCCTGCCGGTCGGTCTCGTTGGAATTGTCCATGCCGATTCCGGTCTGCACCTGCCTGATTTTCGAGCGGCTGAACGGACCCACCAGCTGTTGGTTGATGCGGTGAACGTGGCGCGGCCGGCTCCCGCTGGCGGGCGTGTCATTCTGCAAACCTCGCTGCCGATGCATCACGTCATGCAAGCGGTGGCGGCTCACGATCCGGCGAGATTTTACGATGAGGAAATTCAGGCGCGTCGTTCGTTGGGGTACCCGCCGGTTCAGCATCTCATCTATCTGACGGTGTCGGGGAAAGAGCGGCGGCTGACCGAGTTGGCCGCGCAGCGATGGGTGAGTGAGTTACAGAAGATGCTAACGGGTCGTCTATCTGCGACACCATCTGGATCTGGATCGGCGAAGCTGAGTTTCTCGGCTGATCCACAGAGCCAGGGGATTGTCGTTCTTGGACCGGTGGCGGCGACAGGGGTGGGTTCCGGAGGGACATTGGGGTGGCACATCATGGTGAAAGGTGGAGACCGCACGGTGATGCGCAACGGAGTCCGCTGTTCGCTCGAAGCGATGGAGCGAGCGTATCCGAGTCGGACTTGCAAGTTTAGCGTGGATGTCGATCCGGTCGATATGGGGTAA
- a CDS encoding OmpA family protein yields the protein MKTTTSLFLALALSVVTAPAGAQSVDTSTIRFGEGALAFAEGAIQKTTPRDGIVNLITGDNQSTGDRMILGQHDVLYLKLDHSHDVAPGDLYTVYRRVRKVFHPATGEYLGFVVIRLAVVQVTQVDHALTTVEVVRSYGVIAPGDPVMRFAPPVSSEEPAQVSDMAELRGMIVELQADKPMTLVSQFDVVYLDRGKGDGLKNGDLLEVQRHSQGLPPRKIGQLKVIATEGRTATAMIQSATTRVMKGDRFKLAGHSVPALVPVESPVQPLSQPKALQMEKTVAAIPLDLVAKKLKVHNAAGESRLNLGEITNSLRYDSGEASIRPEGYKVLDQLIEYLHTSGDVRMIRVEGHADNVEIGPALKSRYPSNWELSKARANGVLRYLVEKGGLDSARLASVGYGDGRPAETNATEEGRTSNRRVEVLLYAPTSTEANSPQSVMPKTVDKQPSDPTSLSAKGEGDPAAFAPLTQDGAVDPSVSRASGQDALLATDSPGTLSLPDSTGKTSVSDPAAQDLAAPAGRPLE from the coding sequence ATGAAAACGACGACTTCTCTTTTCTTGGCCCTGGCATTGTCTGTGGTCACGGCGCCGGCTGGAGCCCAGTCGGTTGATACGAGCACCATACGATTTGGGGAAGGCGCCTTGGCATTTGCTGAGGGGGCGATTCAAAAAACGACGCCTCGCGATGGCATCGTGAATCTCATTACCGGTGACAATCAGTCGACCGGCGATCGAATGATTCTTGGACAACATGATGTGTTGTATCTCAAGCTCGATCATTCCCATGACGTCGCGCCGGGGGATCTGTACACCGTCTATCGTCGAGTCCGAAAAGTCTTTCACCCGGCCACGGGCGAGTATCTGGGGTTTGTCGTAATCCGGCTGGCGGTGGTGCAGGTGACGCAAGTGGATCATGCGCTGACGACCGTTGAAGTCGTGCGGAGCTACGGGGTGATTGCTCCTGGCGATCCCGTGATGCGTTTTGCGCCGCCGGTTTCTTCAGAAGAGCCCGCCCAAGTGAGTGATATGGCTGAACTTCGGGGAATGATCGTTGAGCTCCAGGCCGATAAGCCCATGACGCTGGTATCCCAGTTCGATGTGGTCTATCTCGACCGTGGAAAGGGAGACGGTCTGAAGAACGGAGATCTGCTGGAGGTGCAGCGCCACAGCCAGGGACTCCCGCCGCGGAAGATCGGACAATTGAAAGTGATTGCGACGGAGGGCCGGACGGCGACAGCGATGATCCAGAGTGCGACGACAAGAGTCATGAAGGGAGATAGATTTAAGCTAGCCGGACATTCTGTGCCGGCGTTGGTACCCGTCGAGAGCCCTGTTCAGCCACTGTCTCAGCCCAAGGCTCTGCAGATGGAGAAGACGGTGGCAGCGATTCCGTTGGATCTCGTTGCGAAGAAGCTGAAGGTGCATAATGCTGCCGGAGAAAGCCGATTAAATCTTGGCGAAATCACGAATTCACTTCGGTATGATTCAGGCGAAGCTTCAATCAGGCCGGAAGGATATAAAGTTCTGGATCAATTGATCGAGTATCTGCATACCAGCGGGGATGTGCGAATGATCCGAGTCGAGGGGCATGCGGACAATGTCGAAATTGGCCCGGCGCTGAAATCGCGGTATCCGAGCAATTGGGAGCTGTCCAAGGCCCGTGCGAACGGCGTGCTGCGCTATCTTGTCGAAAAAGGTGGATTGGACTCGGCTCGTCTGGCTTCCGTCGGGTATGGGGATGGCCGTCCAGCTGAGACGAACGCGACCGAAGAGGGACGGACCAGCAATCGGCGCGTGGAAGTTCTGCTCTACGCCCCAACGTCTACGGAGGCGAATTCTCCGCAGTCGGTTATGCCCAAAACGGTAGACAAACAACCTAGTGATCCGACCAGCTTGAGCGCAAAGGGCGAAGGTGATCCTGCGGCATTTGCCCCGCTGACACAGGATGGTGCCGTAGATCCTTCCGTATCTCGTGCAAGTGGGCAGGACGCACTTCTGGCAACCGATAGCCCGGGAACGCTCAGCCTTCCCGATTCTACAGGGAAGACGAGTGTCTCGGATCCGGCCGCGCAGGATCTAGCTGCACCCGCCGGTCGGCCTCTCGAGTAA
- a CDS encoding NADH-quinone oxidoreductase subunit A — protein MTGFDLLLEYLTRYFPILLFIFIALAFGVVTLVLSYFVQPKYPEPEKLSTYECGSEPFSDARMPFPVRYYVFAMLFVIFDIEVIFLYPWAIVFEKLGIIGLVEMLLFIALFLVAYVYAWRKGALEWD, from the coding sequence ATGACCGGCTTTGACCTTCTGCTCGAGTATCTCACCAGGTATTTCCCGATACTCCTATTTATATTTATTGCCCTGGCCTTTGGGGTGGTCACGCTGGTGCTCAGTTATTTTGTGCAACCGAAATATCCTGAGCCGGAAAAGCTCTCGACCTATGAGTGCGGATCTGAACCATTTTCAGACGCTCGCATGCCGTTTCCCGTCCGATATTACGTCTTTGCGATGCTGTTCGTGATCTTCGACATTGAAGTGATCTTTCTCTATCCCTGGGCCATCGTGTTCGAAAAGCTCGGGATCATTGGGCTCGTTGAAATGCTGTTGTTTATTGCGTTGTTCCTGGTCGCATATGTCTACGCCTGGCGAAAGGGAGCACTTGAATGGGACTGA
- a CDS encoding NADH-quinone oxidoreductase subunit B: protein MGLIQLGRPDKDGSPDVITTTVEKAVNWARKGSLWPMTFGLACCAIEMIAAVSSRYDMDRYGAGVFRASPRQSDLMIVAGTVCRRMAPVIRKIYDQMPEPKYVIAMGSCATSGNIYDSYSVVQGVDRFVPVDIYVPGCPPTPEALFDGILKLQERIMQKRVFVTQPDQVKASLKV, encoded by the coding sequence ATGGGACTGATCCAACTGGGGCGTCCAGACAAAGACGGCTCTCCTGACGTCATTACCACGACCGTCGAAAAAGCCGTGAACTGGGCGCGTAAAGGCTCGCTCTGGCCCATGACCTTCGGCCTGGCCTGCTGCGCCATTGAAATGATTGCGGCCGTGTCGTCCCGCTATGACATGGATCGTTACGGAGCCGGTGTCTTCCGTGCCTCTCCAAGACAGTCCGACTTGATGATTGTTGCCGGAACCGTCTGTCGGCGCATGGCTCCCGTGATCCGAAAGATTTACGATCAAATGCCGGAGCCTAAGTATGTTATCGCCATGGGATCTTGCGCTACCTCCGGAAATATCTATGACAGCTATAGCGTCGTCCAAGGTGTCGACCGGTTCGTCCCCGTCGATATCTATGTCCCTGGCTGCCCTCCCACGCCGGAGGCACTGTTTGACGGCATCCTGAAGCTGCAAGAGCGCATTATGCAAAAGCGGGTGTTTGTCACGCAACCAGACCAGGTCAAAGCCAGCTTGAAAGTCTAG
- a CDS encoding NADH-quinone oxidoreductase subunit C has translation MHQLAQRVQDTFPVGFVSSTEWRGDISVTVTREKVHEIAQFLHDDPGMDFDYIVHVSSVDWPDDEERFEVVWEFYAIRKRQRIRLKTRVPESDCIVDSLTDIWKGADFMEREVYDMMGIRFRNHPDLRRILMPDDYTEGYPLRKDFPLRGKGWRDTFDFLDEVPR, from the coding sequence ATGCATCAACTAGCTCAACGAGTTCAAGACACCTTTCCTGTGGGCTTTGTGTCATCCACCGAATGGCGCGGCGATATCTCTGTGACCGTCACGCGAGAAAAGGTTCACGAAATCGCTCAGTTTCTGCACGACGATCCAGGGATGGACTTCGACTACATCGTTCATGTCAGTTCTGTAGACTGGCCCGATGACGAAGAACGTTTTGAAGTGGTCTGGGAGTTCTATGCGATCCGAAAGCGCCAGCGCATCAGACTCAAGACCCGGGTCCCGGAATCTGATTGCATCGTCGACTCTCTGACCGACATCTGGAAGGGCGCCGATTTCATGGAGCGCGAAGTGTACGACATGATGGGGATCCGCTTCCGCAATCATCCGGACCTGCGCCGCATCCTCATGCCCGACGATTACACTGAAGGCTATCCGCTGCGGAAGGATTTTCCGCTCCGCGGCAAAGGCTGGCGAGACACGTTCGATTTTCTCGACGAAGTGCCGCGATAG
- the nuoD gene encoding NADH dehydrogenase (quinone) subunit D — MAFEDQRTTVYKVDPEHPESESLPTLRTEELLLNMGPQHPSTHGVLKVILELEGERLVKSTPVLGFLHRGVEKLAEDGTYHQFIPHTDRLDYVCAMYNNFAYCRAVEKLLNLQVPDRAEYLRTIVAEVQRIIGHQFWLGTQALDIGAMTVFFYCFRDREILLDWFDELCGARLTTSWYRIGGVERDFTPSLLDKLKKFLDYFPPKIDEYIVFLETNRIWVARTKGVAVVSAEDAVSFGLSGPTLRGSGVDYDLRKYEPYSAYPKCEFSVPVGKNGDTYDRYWIRVMELYESVKIIRQCLEQMQDGPIMADVPSVTLPPKERVFTNLEAMIQQFKLFSQGFNAPPGEIYCGTEAHKGELGFHIVSTGGGKPYRLKIRAPSFIHMGAFDYMSRGYMIADAITLFGTYDIVMGECDR; from the coding sequence ATGGCATTTGAAGATCAGAGAACCACCGTCTATAAAGTCGACCCGGAACATCCGGAGAGCGAATCGCTCCCGACGCTCCGGACCGAGGAGCTGCTGCTCAACATGGGGCCGCAGCATCCGAGCACCCATGGTGTCCTCAAAGTGATCTTGGAATTAGAAGGGGAACGGCTCGTCAAATCGACGCCCGTCCTGGGGTTTCTCCACCGCGGTGTCGAGAAGCTCGCCGAGGATGGCACCTATCATCAGTTCATTCCCCATACGGACCGGCTCGATTATGTCTGTGCGATGTACAACAATTTCGCCTATTGCCGCGCCGTCGAGAAACTCCTGAACCTCCAGGTCCCCGATCGGGCAGAGTACCTCCGCACGATTGTCGCGGAAGTGCAGCGTATCATCGGCCATCAGTTCTGGCTGGGAACCCAAGCGCTCGACATCGGCGCCATGACTGTCTTCTTCTACTGTTTCCGTGACCGGGAAATCCTGTTGGACTGGTTCGATGAACTCTGCGGTGCCCGATTGACCACTAGCTGGTACCGGATCGGCGGAGTCGAACGCGATTTCACACCGTCCCTACTCGACAAGCTCAAGAAATTTCTCGACTATTTTCCACCCAAGATCGACGAATACATCGTCTTCCTGGAAACGAATCGTATCTGGGTTGCCCGCACCAAAGGGGTTGCCGTCGTCTCGGCAGAAGATGCCGTCAGCTTCGGCCTCAGCGGCCCGACCTTGCGGGGATCAGGAGTCGATTACGATCTGCGCAAATACGAGCCGTATTCGGCTTACCCCAAATGCGAGTTCAGTGTTCCCGTGGGGAAAAACGGCGACACCTATGATCGTTATTGGATCCGGGTCATGGAACTTTACGAGAGCGTGAAGATCATTCGGCAATGTCTCGAACAGATGCAGGATGGCCCGATCATGGCGGATGTCCCCAGCGTCACCCTGCCACCGAAAGAACGCGTCTTCACCAATCTCGAAGCCATGATCCAACAGTTCAAACTCTTCTCGCAGGGCTTCAACGCCCCTCCGGGAGAGATCTACTGCGGAACAGAAGCGCACAAGGGTGAACTGGGATTCCACATTGTCAGTACGGGCGGAGGGAAACCCTATCGCCTGAAAATCCGCGCCCCTTCCTTCATCCACATGGGCGCATTTGATTATATGTCACGCGGGTATATGATCGCCGACGCCATTACGCTGTTCGGCACGTACGATATCGTCATGGGCGAATGCGACCGGTAG
- a CDS encoding molybdopterin-dependent oxidoreductase, with protein MGLKPATNPDVEATTIELSIDGKAVSAKDGVSLYDVISSTGKIIPAMCYHYTFDPFGSCGMCLVMQEGKKAPVRSCTAKATAGMVIRTEGEDLFLARKKAVEKHLSVHPLDCPVCDADGHCELQDMAFQHGVTNLASAKQKFIPEDTRSLVLDFNMNRCIACAECINVCKDVLMIDALQFMKKGGFNQVVAKGDLPLSCEFCGDCLAVCPVGAITNKYSKYLYKPWQMKKTATTCNYCGDGCQLYLETKDSEVIRVTSPLSWKNKWGDREETAKGHGGLCVRGRFGFEYLDSKARLTQPLVREGNQLVPKPWLEAMHQVVDRFTEVKQKHGADAIAGLITARCTNEELYLFQKLMRTVFGSNHLDSSARYGHMNFVHASRHALGFGRTPNDWEDLTKAKAILLIGSNITETNPLTAVRIKEAIRVYKAQVVALDSTITNLGKLASHPFLIKPGTEGWVIDGLVKATIDQDLVDEQTVNKHPKAYEALKAALAGLSLEQIATYTGVTADTYRDIAAILAEAPRSIFLCAEGIVRRPDGYQNVLKLIDLAWITGKLGQLGCGVNTVTEEPNEQGAVDMGVAPEFLPGQGRYSDAAARDRFSKAWETAIPATATGANLMEILKRCKSGQIKALYVIGENPLATLPASVEVRSALERLELLVVQDPFLTDTGRQAHFVLPACTYAEKEGTFTNLEGRVLRVRQAMDPVGESLPDWHIMTALANALGAQWEYESANDIQAEIMKLLPGYYNLGQPRKVTPAPDQYLTNGYAAEVKTRYRAAAPVTDSKRPFALAMGQLLAHSGKMSTEAPGLINIAPNTGKLRMNAGDMERLGLQEGTKVRVTSERGSLQLGVQPDIAQAPNTCFFPEHFNEPPVKDLMAVHVDAVTGVPAFKQTWVSIEKA; from the coding sequence ATGGGCTTGAAGCCAGCCACCAACCCGGACGTCGAAGCGACAACCATCGAGCTCAGCATCGATGGAAAGGCCGTCTCCGCCAAAGACGGGGTCTCGCTATACGACGTCATCTCCAGCACGGGCAAGATCATCCCGGCTATGTGCTATCACTATACCTTCGACCCATTCGGCTCCTGCGGGATGTGTCTCGTCATGCAGGAAGGGAAGAAAGCCCCGGTTCGCTCTTGCACCGCCAAAGCTACCGCCGGCATGGTAATCCGTACGGAAGGAGAGGATCTCTTCCTTGCGCGAAAGAAAGCCGTCGAAAAACATCTCTCAGTCCATCCCTTGGATTGTCCGGTCTGTGATGCGGATGGTCACTGCGAACTCCAGGACATGGCGTTTCAGCACGGTGTGACCAACCTGGCCAGCGCCAAGCAGAAATTCATTCCGGAAGATACTCGCAGCCTGGTGCTCGACTTCAATATGAATCGCTGCATCGCTTGCGCTGAATGCATCAACGTCTGCAAAGATGTGCTGATGATCGACGCCCTGCAATTCATGAAAAAGGGCGGCTTCAACCAAGTCGTGGCGAAGGGCGACCTCCCGCTGTCCTGCGAATTCTGCGGCGACTGTCTCGCCGTGTGCCCCGTCGGCGCGATCACGAACAAATATTCGAAGTACCTCTACAAGCCCTGGCAGATGAAGAAGACCGCCACGACGTGTAACTATTGCGGTGATGGCTGCCAGCTGTATCTTGAGACGAAAGACTCCGAAGTCATCCGGGTGACCTCTCCCTTGTCCTGGAAAAACAAGTGGGGCGATCGCGAGGAAACCGCCAAAGGACACGGCGGACTCTGTGTACGAGGGCGGTTCGGATTCGAGTATCTCGACAGTAAAGCCAGGCTCACTCAGCCACTTGTGCGCGAGGGGAACCAACTCGTGCCCAAACCCTGGCTCGAAGCAATGCACCAGGTTGTCGACCGTTTCACTGAAGTGAAACAGAAACACGGTGCGGATGCGATTGCCGGGTTGATTACCGCCCGTTGCACAAACGAAGAGCTCTATCTGTTCCAAAAGCTCATGCGGACCGTGTTCGGCAGCAACCATCTCGACAGCAGTGCCCGCTACGGCCATATGAATTTCGTGCATGCCTCTCGCCATGCTCTGGGCTTCGGCCGGACTCCCAATGACTGGGAAGATCTCACTAAAGCCAAGGCCATTCTGTTAATCGGCTCCAACATCACCGAAACCAACCCCCTGACCGCTGTCCGGATCAAGGAAGCCATCCGGGTGTACAAAGCACAGGTCGTCGCTCTCGATTCGACCATCACGAATCTCGGGAAATTGGCGTCCCATCCGTTCCTCATCAAGCCAGGTACAGAGGGGTGGGTCATCGATGGCCTCGTCAAAGCCACCATCGATCAGGATCTCGTCGACGAACAAACCGTCAACAAGCACCCGAAAGCCTACGAAGCATTGAAAGCCGCGTTGGCCGGCCTCTCTCTCGAGCAGATTGCCACGTACACCGGAGTCACCGCCGACACCTATCGGGACATCGCCGCTATCCTGGCCGAGGCGCCTCGTTCGATTTTCCTCTGCGCCGAAGGTATCGTACGGCGTCCTGACGGCTATCAGAACGTCCTCAAGCTAATCGATTTGGCCTGGATCACCGGGAAACTCGGCCAGCTCGGCTGTGGCGTCAACACCGTGACCGAAGAACCGAACGAGCAGGGCGCCGTCGACATGGGCGTCGCGCCAGAATTCTTACCGGGTCAGGGCCGATACAGCGATGCGGCGGCACGCGATCGATTCAGTAAGGCATGGGAGACCGCGATACCCGCCACCGCAACCGGCGCCAACCTGATGGAAATTTTGAAGCGCTGCAAAAGCGGTCAGATCAAGGCCCTCTACGTTATCGGAGAAAACCCCTTGGCCACACTCCCGGCTTCGGTTGAAGTCCGCAGCGCGCTCGAACGGCTCGAACTGCTGGTGGTGCAAGATCCCTTCTTAACCGACACCGGTCGGCAAGCCCATTTCGTCCTGCCTGCCTGCACCTACGCGGAAAAAGAAGGAACGTTTACCAATCTCGAAGGGCGCGTCCTGCGCGTACGCCAGGCCATGGATCCCGTGGGGGAAAGCTTGCCCGACTGGCACATTATGACCGCGCTGGCCAATGCCCTGGGAGCGCAGTGGGAATATGAATCGGCCAACGACATTCAAGCCGAGATCATGAAACTCTTGCCCGGGTACTACAACCTTGGCCAGCCGCGCAAAGTCACACCGGCTCCCGATCAGTATCTGACAAACGGGTATGCCGCAGAAGTAAAGACTCGCTATCGTGCCGCGGCACCAGTCACCGATTCCAAACGGCCCTTCGCCCTGGCGATGGGACAATTGCTCGCCCATTCAGGCAAGATGTCGACAGAGGCGCCAGGACTCATCAACATTGCCCCGAACACCGGGAAGCTTCGGATGAACGCAGGCGACATGGAACGATTGGGTCTCCAAGAAGGCACAAAGGTTCGCGTGACCTCGGAACGGGGTTCGCTCCAGCTGGGTGTGCAGCCTGATATTGCACAGGCGCCGAACACCTGCTTCTTCCCGGAGCATTTCAATGAACCCCCGGTCAAAGACTTGATGGCCGTACATGTAGATGCCGTCACCGGCGTGCCGGCCTTTAAGCAAACCTGGGTCAGTATTGAAAAGGCCTAA
- the nuoI gene encoding NADH-quinone oxidoreductase subunit NuoI has translation MSVATLTKKILHAALFYEIWDAMKVTFRHMFHRPITFQYPREQRTLPDTHRGALSLLRYDDGRERCVGCDLCEAACPSRCIKVISAEDPTRPLQRYATEFYIDITKCVFCGYCVEACPVNALAMTKMYEFSTHDKRTLLFDKKRLYDIGERHLSDAKKYLYAHNQEKNVEESREYRYYFPQSVLKATQSTPKHLS, from the coding sequence ATGAGCGTTGCCACACTGACAAAAAAAATTCTGCATGCAGCCCTGTTCTATGAGATTTGGGATGCCATGAAGGTGACGTTTCGCCATATGTTCCATCGCCCGATCACATTTCAGTACCCGCGCGAACAGCGGACCCTTCCCGACACTCATCGCGGCGCATTATCGCTGCTGCGCTACGACGACGGCCGCGAACGCTGCGTGGGATGCGATCTTTGTGAGGCCGCCTGCCCATCCCGTTGCATCAAGGTGATCAGCGCGGAAGACCCGACCCGCCCCTTGCAGCGGTACGCGACTGAGTTTTACATCGACATCACGAAGTGCGTGTTCTGCGGCTACTGTGTGGAAGCCTGCCCCGTCAATGCACTGGCCATGACCAAGATGTACGAATTTTCCACGCATGATAAGCGTACCCTCCTCTTCGACAAGAAGCGGCTCTACGACATTGGTGAGCGTCATCTCAGTGACGCGAAAAAATATCTTTACGCCCATAACCAGGAGAAAAATGTCGAGGAGAGTCGTGAGTACCGATACTATTTCCCCCAGTCGGTCCTCAAAGCCACACAATCGACTCCCAAACATTTGAGCTGA
- a CDS encoding NADH-quinone oxidoreductase subunit J family protein, whose amino-acid sequence MIAVFFSYFAFMSIAAAVMTVALKNPVHCGLALLALLLHVSGFFVLLNAEFLWAVQVIVYAGAILVLYLFVLMLLNLKTDERYFHSTYLYFLTPAVLGSLYVIYLLLHSPFAGAKGGAPAVAVLQDGDTAAIGIKMFSDYLLQFEIVGVFLLGAIIGAIVLAKTPKPLNLRKD is encoded by the coding sequence ATGATTGCTGTCTTCTTTTCATATTTTGCCTTTATGAGTATTGCGGCCGCGGTCATGACGGTCGCGCTCAAGAATCCCGTCCACTGCGGACTGGCCTTGCTCGCGCTCCTGCTGCATGTCTCGGGATTTTTCGTCCTGCTCAATGCGGAGTTTCTCTGGGCCGTCCAAGTCATCGTGTATGCCGGAGCCATCCTCGTGCTCTATCTCTTCGTTCTGATGCTCTTGAATCTCAAAACGGACGAACGGTATTTTCACTCCACCTATCTGTATTTTTTGACCCCGGCCGTTCTGGGATCCCTCTACGTGATATATCTCTTGCTCCATTCGCCTTTTGCCGGCGCCAAAGGCGGTGCACCGGCTGTTGCCGTCTTACAAGACGGGGACACGGCGGCGATCGGGATCAAGATGTTCAGCGACTATCTCCTGCAATTTGAAATCGTGGGAGTCTTCTTGTTGGGTGCCATCATCGGAGCCATCGTGCTGGCGAAAACACCCAAGCCGCTCAACTTGAGGAAAGACTGA